A genomic region of Dunckerocampus dactyliophorus isolate RoL2022-P2 chromosome 8, RoL_Ddac_1.1, whole genome shotgun sequence contains the following coding sequences:
- the LOC129185901 gene encoding inter-alpha-trypsin inhibitor heavy chain H3-like encodes MLFEFKRQLFRHPGYTQTGVTMERTLVRVSIFGLLLAFGSAQTNKGDWEIYSFHINSTVSSRYATTVITSRVVNRKDESKEVEFQVRIPKNAFITKFRMFMDDQVYDGVVKAKEAAQKQYTQAVSRGESAGIVSSVGRTLEEFKTSVTVAALKKVTFELTYEELLKRRLGKYELQIHARPMQPVKDFKVDVYIHEKAGINFMDVKGGLSINILAGAITKGHTDKQAWVHFYPKVDQQKTCDSCGEHGMNGDLVIVYDVNRHRSLGDIKSSSGYFVHHFAPSSLSRIPKNVVFVIDQSGSMHGRKMEQTRIALIHILNDLAEEDYFGLITFDSHIFYWKRELVQAKADNVESAKTFARNIQDRGSTNINTALLEGSRLLNEQPREGSASILILLTDGDPTSGVTNLEEIQSNVRAAIQDKFPLYCLGFGFDVNFGFLEKMSLQNNGVARRIYEDSDADLQLKGFYDEVANPLLTNVTMTYEGSANLTQTTFSQYYNGSEIVVAGQITDNNIETFSPQVVAISRNASVVFTNTNGTTESTDDSNIQRIWAYLTVKQLLDKELQLSGSEKEEVKSEALRLSLKYGFVTPLTSMVVTKPTEETTEVLHKPSENAPPPQGGPRGGVRFGLASAGVVGGSGRQYIQRRITGTTGMKASPGIIHGYSGHPGYSGHPGLGGFFPVPYSPVIPDLQGLPGVAGPMGPHGPFIAMDYEHTSFSPMAPPTISAPPGIRFLLQAENHSLPLCFDVTGQTILRLLHLPNTNVSVNGELYKEHGFSRIAVRFNTDDVIVFIDTGGVSIKNGQKMTRHTGQEVFTAGSVVVSKRDKEVDITAGETRLLVLLHGKNGHEFLWPTLRQHSSGNAEGILAVKPVAYEEMHQGPITKLKLTGQEISVSRSSAVDYSMYSPATMPCWLTSADSALQAPLSDFTVSDL; translated from the exons ATGCTGTTTGAGTTTAAAAGGCAACTTTTCAGGCATCCCGGTTACACTCAGACGGGGGTCACCATGGAGAGAACTCTGGTGCGAGTCAGCATCTTTGGGCTGCTTCTGGCTTTTGGTAGCGCTCAAACCAACAAG GGCGACTGGGAGATCTACAGCTTTCACATCAACTCCACCGTGAGCAGCCGCTACGCCACCACCGTCATCACCAGCCGCGTGGTCAACAGGAAAGACGAGTCGAAAGAGGTGGAGTTCCAGGTGCGGATTCCCAAGAATGCCTTCATCACCAAGTTCAGAAT GTTTATGGACGACCAGGTATACGATGGCGTGGTGAAGGCTAAAGAAGCGGCGCAGAAACAGTACACTCAGGCCGTGTCCCGTGGCGAGAGTGCTGGCATTGTCAG CTCAGTGGGGAGGACTCTCGAGGAGTTCAAGACCTCCGTGACGGTGGCCGCGCTAAAAAAGGTGACCTTTGAACTCACGTACGAGGAGCTGCTCAAACGCAGGCTTGGCAAGTACGAGCTGCAGATCCACGCTCGCCCCATGCAGCCCGTCAAAGACTTCAAG GTGGACGTGTACATTCACGAGAAAGCCGGTATTAATTTCATGGATGTTAAAGGAGGACTAAGCATCAACATTCTGGCTGGCGCCATCACCAAAGGACACACGGACAAACAG GCGTGGGTCCACTTCTACCCGAAAGTGGACCAACAGAAAACATGTGACAGTTGTGGAGAACATGGGATGAATGGAGACCTGGTCATTGTCTATGACGTGAACAGACACAGGTCACTGGGGGACATCAAG AGCTCCAGTGGATATTTTGTACATCACTTTGCTCCCTCAAGTCTTTCCCGCATACCAAAGAATGTCGTCTTTGTCATCGATCAGAGTGGATCCATGCATGGCCGCAAAATGGAACAG ACCCGAATCGCTTTAATCCACATCTTGAATGACCTGGCGGAGGAGGACTACTTTGGACTCATCACTTTCGACAGCCACATTTTTTACTGGAAACGAGAACTTGTTCAGGCCAAGGCAGACAACGTGGAAAGCGCCAAAACGTTTGCACGGAACATTCAAGATAGAGGAT CCACAAATATCAACACAGCCTTGCTGGAGGGATCCCGTTTGCTGAATGAGCAGCCCAGGGAAGGCTCAGCTTCCATCCTCATACTCCTCACTGATGGAGACCCGACCTCAG GTGTGACCAATCTGGAGGAGATACAATCCAACGTGAGGGCGGCCATCCAAGACAAATTCCCGCTCTACTGCCTTGGTTTCGGTTTTGATGTCAACTTTGGGTTCCTGGAGAAGATGTCCTTGCAGAACAATGGTGTTGCACGGCGCATTTATGAGGACTCTGATGCAGATTTGCAGTTGAAG GGATTCTATGACGAGGTGGCCAATCCCCTGTTGACCAATGTGACAATGACGTACGAGGGCAGCGCCAATCTGACCCAGACTACGTTCAGCCAGTACTACAACGGTTCTGAGATCGTGGTGGCCGGTCAGATCACTGACAACAACATCGAAACCTTCAGTCCTCAAGTTGTGGCCATTTCT AGGAATGCAAGTGTTGTCTTTACTAACACCAACGGAACCACCGAGTCCACGGATGACAGCAACATTCAGAGGATTTGGGCCTACCTGACTGTCAAACAACTCCTGGACAAAGA GCTGCAGTTGAGCGGATCcgagaaggaggaagtgaagtCGGAGGCTTTGAGGCTGTCGCTCAAGTACGGCTTTGTGACCCCTCTCACATCCATGGTGGTCACCAAGCCAACAGAGGAGACCACAGAAGTGCTCCATAAGCCCAGCGAGAACGCCCCGCCTCCCCAAGGGGGACCCCGAGGGGGGGTCCGTTTTGGGTTAGCCTCAGCTGGGGTAGTGGGAGGGTCGGGAAGGCAGTACATTCAAAGACGTA tTACAGGCACCACAG GCATGAAAGCTTCACCAG GGATAATACATGGTTACTCAG gaCACCCGGGTTACTCAG gaCACCCAGGTTTAGGAG GGTTTTTTCCAGTTCCCTATTCCCCAG TGATTCCAGATTTACAAG GGCTCCCAGGTGTAGCAG GCCCCATGGGACCACATGGACCGTTCATTGCAATGGATTATGAACACACCTCCTTTTCTCCCATGGCCCCACCCACAATAAGTG CGCCACCTGGCATCCGGTTTCTGCTCCAAGCTGAGAACCATTCTCTTCCACTGTGTTTTGATGTCACTGGACAAACCATACTTCGACTCCTTCACCTGCCCAACACAA ATGTGTCTGTGAATGGCGAGCTGTACAAAGAACATGGCTTCAGCAGGATCGCTGTCCGCTTCAATACTGACGACGTTATCGTCTTTATTGACACGGGTGGCGTCTCCATTAAAAACGGACAGAAAATGACCCGGCACACGGGACAGGAGGTCTTCACTGCTGGAAG CGTGGTGGTGAGCAAACGGGACAAAGAGGTTGACATTACAGCTGGAGAAACACGCCTGCTCGTCTTGCTTCATGGGAAGAATGGACATGAATTCCTCTGGCCGACTTTAAGGCAGCATTCATCTGGCAACGCTGAAGGAATTTTAG ctGTAAAGCCAGTAGCTTATGAAGAAATGCACCAAGGTCCCATCACCAAACTTAAGCTGACAGGGCAGGAAATAAGTGTTTCCAG ATCCTCTGCTGTGGACTACAGCATGTACTCACCCGCCACAATGCCCTGCTGGCTCACGTCTGCTGACTCAGCACTACAAGCACCGCTCAGTGATTTCACTGTCAGCGATCTTTGA